GCATAGGAGAGGAGGAAGCATTGCAAGTATACTTTCAACTCTGTGGTTTTACGCATTCCATAGCGCAGCAATGTGAGATGAGCAAGAAATTGTATTTTTCAAACTATGTAGATGGAGATTCCGCAGGTTATGGTGATGAATACCAGTTTGAAGTTCAGACTGGCCAAGACCTAGGTGAAAAAATGAGCAATGCTTTCCGGGAGACATTTGCACAAGGTTTTGAGCGAGTGGTGATCATTGGGACCGATTGTCCTGAGCTATCTCCACAGGTTATCAATCAGGCTTTTGCGGAGCTGCGCCATAACGATGCGGTGATCGGGCCTGCTAAAGATGGGGGGTATTATCTTTTGGGTATGAGCCGATATCTACCAGGTGTATTCGAAGGGATTCCCTGGAGTACCGAGCAGGTGACCAAACTGACCACTGATTTTCTCCAAAATAACGAGCACCCATTTGCACTTCTACCGGTATTGTCAGATGTGGATTACGAGGAGGACTGGAGGCGATTTGAACAGAAATTGAGAAAATTTAAGACCATGTACTAGGAAAGTGAAGGAAAAAAACTGGATTTTCAACTTCTGATTTCAAATACACAAAGCCTCCTTATCTCATATTTAGCATGCAAATCAACCGAAAAATAGCCGCCATACTTTTCATTATTCTGCTGAGCTGCGCAGGGCTGCCTTCCAGTGCTGTTGCCCAAGAGAAAACCCATGACTATGATATTGTTTTAGCAGGATTTACCATAGGAAAGATGCAGGCTACCGAACAGCAAACTGCAAATGGGGCGAATTATAAAATCCACAGTAAAGTGGAATTCTGGTTTTTTGGTAAAATCCACGTGGAGTTTCTACAGAAAGCCTTCTATGAAAATGGACAGCTAATACGTGCCACCACCAATTCTGACTCAAACCGCGGTAATTTTTTAACCACTGTACATTGGAATGAAGATCACTACGATGTAGATGCCAACTCGTATAAATTTCATAATGAGGAGCCCATCAACCAGCCTTTGTTTTTGAGCACGGCCATGCTTTACTTCAAAGAACCCAAAGCCGGAGAGGTGTTGATCTCTGAAAACTTCGGAATGCCTACTAAGATAGTGGAATTAGAAAAAGGGGTATACGAAATTGAGGTAAATGGAAATATGAACCGTTTTCACTATGAAAATGGCGTTTTGCAAAAAGTAGTTTTAGAAAATTCCATCAAGAATTACTCTATCCGCAGAGTCAGTGAGTGAGCAAGTCACCATATCGGTGATCATTCCTACGCACAATGAGCAGGAAAATATCCGGGAATTGTTGCCGGTTTTGACCAAGGATCCCAGTGGATTAGTGCTGGAAATCCTAGTCGTAGACGCTCACTCTACAGATCATACTGCTAGGGTAGCTACTGAATTTGGTGCCAAGGTCATAGCTAGCCCCAGGCTTTCACGTGCCTATCAGTTAAACCTAGGGGCACAAAATGCGAGTGGTCAGGTACTTTATTTTTTACATGCAGATGTACGCCCTTTCAGGAAGTTCGCAGAAGTGATTTCAGAATCCATTCAAAAAGGAAAATCTCCGGGATGCTTCAGCTACCAATTTGACTCATCTAGCCAAATGCTTCAGCTGAACAGTTGGTTTACTCAGTTTAATGGGGTTTTTGCAGGTGGTGGAGATCAATCGCTTTTCATCGAGAAAGAATTATTTTTTTTATTGGGTGGGTATGATGAGAAATTTTGCGTGATGGAAGACTTTGATCTGGTGCGTAGAATTCGTCAAAAAACTGATTTTCATGTGCTTCCCCATAAGCTCACAGTCTCTGCGAGAAAATATGTCCATGCTGGGTGGTTAAGGGTGCAGGTTGCAAATCTGATTGCTTTTTCTCTTTTTTTGTTAAAAATTAAACCAGCTTCGATCAAAAGTTTATATTTAAAACTTTTAAAGTAAAATTGAAGACTTCATAAAAGTATCTGAATGAATAAAGCGACAATTAATGGCATCCAACAGGTAGGGATAGGTGTAAAAGATGCAAATCAGGCTTGGGCCTGGTATAGAAAGGCATTCAAGATGGATGTGCCGATTTTTCAGGACAGTGCTGAAGCCAAATTGATGACCCGATACACCTCTGGTAAAGTAGAAAGCAGACATGCTATATTGGCATTAAACATGCAGGGCGGAGGCGGTTTTGAGATCTGGCAGTACACTTCTAAAGTACCCGAGGCATCCAAGGAGGAATTAGCCTGGTTTGATTTAGGGATATTGGCGGTGAAAATACGGTGTCGTGATATTCATAAAACCTACGAGCACTTGAAAGCTGTGGGAGCTACTATGCTCGGTGAACCTGCCAAAAACCCAGTGGGAGATTGGCATTTCTATGTTAAGGATCCCTATGGCAATACTTTTGAACTGATAGAAAACGGTTCTTGGTTTAGCAAAAACAAGGATTTGACCGGAGGAGTAGCAGGTGTGGTAGTGGGGGTGACCTCAGTAGATGAAGCGCTGCCTGTGTATCAAGAGCATTTGCAGCAACGTGAAATGCGCTGCGATGAAACTGCGGTTTGGGAAGATTTCAAGCAAGTAGGAGGAAAGGATGCTAAGTTCAGAAGAGTAATCCTGCAGGGCTCATCCGATTTTACCGGAGCTTTCGGGAAATTATTTTGCCAGACCCAGGTAGAACTTATAGAAACTACCAATCAACCCAGAAACAGAGCTTTTGAAAACCGAAATTGGGGAGATTTGGGCTTTATTCACGTTTGTTTTGATGTGAATGGCATGACAGCTATTAAAGAAAAACTGGCCAATGAGGGCATTGAACTTACAGTTGATAGCGAAAATGAATTTGATATGGGAAAGGCTGCCGGGAGATTTTCCTATCTGGAAGACCCAGACGGCACCTTGATTGAAATGGTGGAAACTTTCAAAGTGCCGATCATGGAGAAGTTGGGGTGGTACCTGAATCTCAGCGACCGCAAGAAGCAAAGTAATTTGCCAAATTTTGTGGTGAAGCTACTTTCACTTAATCGGGTAAAAGCCTAGCCATTGCCCTTAGAAATATATTTCACCAGGTCAACGAGCCGGTTTGCATAGCCGGCTTCGTTGTCATACCAGCCCACCAATTTTATCATTTTACCCTTAGAGGAAGTAAGCGCTGCATCTATAATGCAGGAGTGCGGATTGCCTATGATATCCATGGACACAATGGGGGCATCTTCTACTTCTAGGTACCCTTTTAAGCCTTCATTTGCCGCTTTTCGGAATGCCTCATTGATCTCTTCTGCACTGGCTTCCTGTTCCAGCTCAACGATGAGGTCCGTCAGTGAGCCATCTGGTACGGGTACCCGCATGGCTGAAGCTTCTATTTTCCCGGCGATTTCTGGCAGGACTTCGTCCAAAGCTTTCCCGGCATTGGTAGTGGTAGGAATAATCGAATAAGCAGCAGCCCTAGCTCTTCTTAAATCCCGGTGAGGGGCATCATGGAGATTTTGGTCGTTGGTATAAGAGTGCACCGTAGATGCATAGCCTTTGACCACGTGGAAGTTTTCGTGCAGCACCTTGACCATGGGAGCGAGGCAGTTGGTGGTGCAGGATGCATTGGAAACGATTTGTTCCGTCCCGTTCAGGAGCTGTTCATTTACCCCAAGTACAATCATTTTCACACTGGGATCATGAGAAGGTGCCGAAATGATTACTTTTTTCGCTCCCGCTTGAATATGTTTTTCAGCATTTTTTCGTTCGGTAAATCTACCTGTACATTCTATGACCACATCTATATCCAGCGCTTTCCAAGGCAATTCCGAAGGGTCTGAAATCCCATAAAGTCCGATTTTATGCTGGTTCACTTGAAGGAAATTGTCTGTAAGGCTGACTTTGAAGGATGATTTTCTATGAATGGAATCGTATTTCAGAAGGTGGGCTATAGCTTCTTGATCAGCCAAGTCGTTGATAGCTACTAGGTTTACGCCTTCTTTTTCCAAGAGTAGTTTGGCAGTATATCTTCCGATACGTCCGAATCCGTTGATGGCAATTCGAATGTTTTTCTGTGGAGTCATGTTGGTGTTGGTCATTAGAATTCAAAAATATAAAAACTCTACTCAATCTTCCCCCAGAAAATTTTATTCCTTTTGACTCAGTATTTTAGCATAAATCAAAAGAAATTTTCGAGCTCAGATTGGTTTTAAAAATTGAACCCTCTATATTTGCACAACCTTACGGAAAAGGACGTTTTCCGAGGTCTTTAATGGTCCGTTCGTCTAGGGGTTAGGACGCATCCCTTTCACGGATGAAACACGGGTTCGATTCCCGTACGGACTACATAAGTGCTTGAAATACAGTATGATCCTGTAGCTTGTTTAAAGCTATTTGCCCCCTAATGGTCCGTTCGTCTAGGGGTTAGGACGCATCCCTTTCACGGATGAAACACGGGTTCGATTCCCGTACGGACTACTAAGACTCAAAGCTCAATCATCGCTTGGTCTTATTTTATTTTTGTTTTATGGTTGTTAGTGGTTAAAGTGAACAAAATCCCGGT
This genomic window from Algoriphagus sp. TR-M9 contains:
- a CDS encoding DUF6134 family protein, yielding MQINRKIAAILFIILLSCAGLPSSAVAQEKTHDYDIVLAGFTIGKMQATEQQTANGANYKIHSKVEFWFFGKIHVEFLQKAFYENGQLIRATTNSDSNRGNFLTTVHWNEDHYDVDANSYKFHNEEPINQPLFLSTAMLYFKEPKAGEVLISENFGMPTKIVELEKGVYEIEVNGNMNRFHYENGVLQKVVLENSIKNYSIRRVSE
- a CDS encoding TIGR04282 family arsenosugar biosynthesis glycosyltransferase, which produces MNTEALLIFQKNAELGKVKTRLAAGIGEEEALQVYFQLCGFTHSIAQQCEMSKKLYFSNYVDGDSAGYGDEYQFEVQTGQDLGEKMSNAFRETFAQGFERVVIIGTDCPELSPQVINQAFAELRHNDAVIGPAKDGGYYLLGMSRYLPGVFEGIPWSTEQVTKLTTDFLQNNEHPFALLPVLSDVDYEEDWRRFEQKLRKFKTMY
- a CDS encoding VOC family protein; its protein translation is MNKATINGIQQVGIGVKDANQAWAWYRKAFKMDVPIFQDSAEAKLMTRYTSGKVESRHAILALNMQGGGGFEIWQYTSKVPEASKEELAWFDLGILAVKIRCRDIHKTYEHLKAVGATMLGEPAKNPVGDWHFYVKDPYGNTFELIENGSWFSKNKDLTGGVAGVVVGVTSVDEALPVYQEHLQQREMRCDETAVWEDFKQVGGKDAKFRRVILQGSSDFTGAFGKLFCQTQVELIETTNQPRNRAFENRNWGDLGFIHVCFDVNGMTAIKEKLANEGIELTVDSENEFDMGKAAGRFSYLEDPDGTLIEMVETFKVPIMEKLGWYLNLSDRKKQSNLPNFVVKLLSLNRVKA
- a CDS encoding TIGR04283 family arsenosugar biosynthesis glycosyltransferase, with the protein product MSEQVTISVIIPTHNEQENIRELLPVLTKDPSGLVLEILVVDAHSTDHTARVATEFGAKVIASPRLSRAYQLNLGAQNASGQVLYFLHADVRPFRKFAEVISESIQKGKSPGCFSYQFDSSSQMLQLNSWFTQFNGVFAGGGDQSLFIEKELFFLLGGYDEKFCVMEDFDLVRRIRQKTDFHVLPHKLTVSARKYVHAGWLRVQVANLIAFSLFLLKIKPASIKSLYLKLLK
- the gap gene encoding type I glyceraldehyde-3-phosphate dehydrogenase, encoding MTNTNMTPQKNIRIAINGFGRIGRYTAKLLLEKEGVNLVAINDLADQEAIAHLLKYDSIHRKSSFKVSLTDNFLQVNQHKIGLYGISDPSELPWKALDIDVVIECTGRFTERKNAEKHIQAGAKKVIISAPSHDPSVKMIVLGVNEQLLNGTEQIVSNASCTTNCLAPMVKVLHENFHVVKGYASTVHSYTNDQNLHDAPHRDLRRARAAAYSIIPTTTNAGKALDEVLPEIAGKIEASAMRVPVPDGSLTDLIVELEQEASAEEINEAFRKAANEGLKGYLEVEDAPIVSMDIIGNPHSCIIDAALTSSKGKMIKLVGWYDNEAGYANRLVDLVKYISKGNG